The Bernardetia sp. ABR2-2B DNA window TTCGTACTGATTTGCCTTTGTGGGATTTGATGATGAAAAATATTTATTCCCTTCAAGCTACACAATTACGTCCAGAAAATTTTCAGCTTCAAGTAATTTATCGTGATGATATTACAGGAATTGATAATCCAAGTTTGCATGAAGGAAGAAGAACAGAAGATGTTCCTTTAGTTCAGATTACCAATTTGGATAGGTTAAATCCAAATCTTGACCCACAAGTTGATGGAAATTTTGATTTCTTAGAAAATATTACTGTCCAATCTGACCAAGCACGTATTATTTTCCCAGTTGTTGAGCCATTTGGAGATAAGTTATTAGAGTTTTTTGACCCTGTCGATGAAGTTCAATTTATTGATAAATATGTTTTTAATGAACTCTACGACGGAACACAAGCCGATGCCGAATTTTTAGTTAGTAAAAGTAAATACTTCTTGAAAGGCTCATATCAAAGCGCAGGAGGAAATGAGGTTGTTTTGCCAGGGATTAATATTTCGGAAGGCTCGGTAATGGTTCGTGCAGGTTCAGTAATGCTTTCTGAAGGTGCAGATTATACTGTTGATTATCAGTTTGGTAGAGTTCGTATTCTGAATGAAGGTGTTTTGGCTTCTGGAAAAGATATTACCATTCAGTATGAAAGAGCAGATTTGTTCAGCGTTCAGCAACGTAATATTATGGGATTGGATGCTGAATATATTTTGAATAAAGATGTAAAATTTTCTGCAACACTTCTTCACCTCAACGAACGCCCTATTATTACTCGTGTTACTACTGGTTTAGAGCCTGTCAGAAATACAATGATAGGAACAACGGCAAGTATCCAAAAAGAATCAGGGTTTTTGACAAGAATGGTTGATGCAATTCCAGGGCTTGATACAAAAGAAAAATCGACATTTACTTTTAGAGGAGAATATGCACAGCTAATTCCAGGAGAAAATAATGTAATTAAACGAAATGGTGGAGAAGCAGCTTCGTATGTAGATGATTTTGAAAGTAGTGAGATTCCGTACGACCTTACTCGCCAACCCTTGACATGGAAGCTAGGAAGTACGCCTCAACTTTTCCGTCCAGAAACAGGTTTTGATGGTCTGAATTATTCTTATAAAAGAGCGAAATTATCGTGGCATACAGTTGATGTAACTGCATTTTTTGTAAGTGGAATTACAAATCAAGTTCCTGATAATATTACAGACGAAGACAAGCAAAACCATTATGTTCGTCAAGTAGAGTTTAATGAAATTTTTCAACAGCGTGATAACCAGCAAATCAATCCACCAGAGACTACTTTTGATTTGGCATATTATCCGTCTTATCCAGGGCAATATAATTACAATCCAGAGCTAAATGTAGATGGAACGCTTCGCAATCCTAGAGAAAATTTTGCTTCCATTACGAAAGGAATTACTTATAATGTCGATTTCGATAATATAAATATTCAATACATTGAGTTTTGGCTAATGGACCCATTCATTCAAGGACAAAACGGACGTGTCGAAACACCAGATGGTGCAGGAGTTTCGAATACAACAGGAGGAAAGTTTTATATTAACTTAGGAAATATTTCAGAAGACGTAATTCCAGACAGAAGACATGGCTTTGAAAATGGTTTGCCAGTTACTGATGCAGATTTGAATGATGTAGAGGAAACGGAATGGGGAAGAGTAACAACACAACAATTTCTGACAGATGCCTTTTCAGCAGAAGATGGAGCAAGAGAAAGACAAGATGTGGGATTAGATGGATTAGATGATGAAGCCGAACGTTTTCAATTTAGAGATTATTTAGCAGCCGTTCAGCCACGATTGAGTGCAACTGCTTTTCAAAGGCTTCAAGCCGACCCATCAAAAGATAATTTTAGGTATTATTTGGGTGGAGACCAAGACGATGCAAACCGAAAAATCTTAGGTCGTTATTTTGATTTTAATGGAATGGAAGGAAACTCACCTGAAAATGCAGGAACAGCTTCTGCCACAACATTACCAGATAATGAAGATTTGAACCGTGATAATACACTTTCAGATTTGGATGGCTATTATCAATACGAATTGGATTTAAGACCAAATCAATTGGAGAATAATAGATATGTTGTTGATAAAGTAACTGTTGATAGAAATGGCGACCAAGTAAATTGGTATCAATTCCGTATTCCGATTCGTGAATTTGACGACAAAATTGGAAGTATTGATGGCTTTAAGTCTATTCGTTTTATTCGTCTTTTTATGACGGATTGGGAACAGCCTGTCGTTATGCGTATGGCACATTTTCAGTTTGTGGGAGCGCAATGGAGACCTTATTTTGCTTCTTTGCAAGATGAAGGGTTGAGCCGTCCTGTTGAGCCTTATGACCCCAATTTTGTTATTTCTACTGTAAATATTGAAGAAAATGGAAGTGATGCAGGAGCAAGTTCGAATGGTATTTCGTACTCTGTCCCTCCTAATTTTCAGCGTGATACAGACCCAACATCAATTACTCAAGCAAGGTTAAATGAGCAATCCTTACAGCTTTGTGTAGAAGATTTGCAAGATGGAGATAGCCGTGCAGCCTTTAAAAATATTATTTATGATTTTGTTTTTTATAAGCGAATCAAAATGTTTTTACACGCCAATAGTGCAACAGCTCAAAATGGAGAAGTAACAGCATTTTTACGTTTGGGAACAGATTTTAAAGAAAATTATTATGAAATAGAAGTTCCTCTAACCATGTCGGCAGCAGGTTCATCATTGCCTAATCAAATTTGGCTACAAGAAAACGAAATTGATTTGCCTTTTGATGCACTTTACGATACCAAAACAGAAAGAAATGCAAGTGGACTTAGTGTCAGAGTTCCATATGAACGGATTTTTGAAAAGTATAAACTGCGTGTGGTCGGAAACCCTGATTTGAGTAGTGTGCAGCTTATTATGATAGGAGTTCGGAATCCAAAAACAACAGATGAACAGCCAAAATCAGTCTGTGTGTGGGCAAACGAACTTCGTGTAACCGATTTTAATTTAGAAGGTGGTTGGGCGACAAACCTACAACTTCAAACACAACTTGCAGATTTTGCTACCGTAAATGCAGCTTTACGTTATAGTACGCCATTTTTTGGAGGAATACAAGACCGAATTTCTGACCGAACGAGAGAAACCAGTTTGTTTTATGATGTTTCGGCAGCTACACAATTAGATAAAATATTTCTGAATCGTTTAGGAATTTCTTTGCCTTTATTTGTAGGTTACGAACAGACTAGAATAACGCCACTTTTCAATCCTCTTGACCCAGATATTAGATTAGAACGCTCACTTGAAACTTCCTTTGACAATGAAGACGCAAGGCAAGACTATAGAAATTTAGTTCAAGACAGACTTACAAGACGAAGTATAAATCTTACCAATATTCGAAAACAGCGAGTAAATCCAGATGCAAAAGAAGACTTCTGGGACATCGAAAACTTTGCTGCTTCGGTTTCATATACAGATTCGAAACGAACAAATATTAGACTTGCTACCGACGAGCTACGAGAAACTAAAGTAGGTTTGGTATATAATTATGGATTTGATGTAAAACCATTTGAGCCATTTAAGAAAAATGAATTATTGAATGCGCCTTATCTCAAATTTATTAGAGATTTTAATTTCAATTATCTACCAAATAATATCACAGTAGCAGGACAAGTAAATCGTCGTTTCTTAAAAACACAATATCGAAATGCTCAACTCACTACTGATGGTGTTTTGCCATTCTTTCAAAAGTCATTTTTCTTTGATAGAAATTATACCGTTCAATGGAATTTTACAAAGAGTTTGTTAGCTGATTATAATGCTACGGCTTCGGCTATTATTGATGAACCAGCAGGAGAACTCAATACACAAGAAAAACGAGATTCTGTTTGGTCGAATGTGCAAGATTTAGGGCGTATGAAATTCTTCTCACAAGCAACTACTTTGAATTACCGTGTTCCTTTAGATAAATTTCCAGCAATAGATTTCTTGAATGCTGATATTCGTCGTTCGTCTAATTATACATGGACTGCCAATGCTGTCGGAGTTGCTGATACACTTGGTAATATGGCAAGAAGTAGTAGTCAGTTTTTGGTAAATGGACAAATTGATATGCAAAAACTGTATAACAAAAGTCCTTATTTGAGAGAAGTAACTGCGCCAAAACGAAAAGGAAGAAACAATCAGAATAATGCCACTTCTCGCCCTACGGCATCGCCAAAACAAAAGCGTTTGGAATACAGAATTAAGAAGTCTAGAGATAAAAAAGCTAGAAAAAATAAAGTCAGAAATATTAAACTAGATAGATTAGTAGATTCTGTCTTAGTAGATTCTGTTATGATTGCTCAAATTGATTCCACTAAAGAGGAAAAAATCAATGAAAAATATGATAAGAAAGTTGCCAAGCTAGACAAAAGACAGCAACGCATTGAAGAAAAACTGAAAGCAGAAAAAGAAAAACAGAAAGGTAAAAAAGGAGGTTCTTCTGGTGGAGGGGCAGCCGAGGGAGCTGTTAAAGCACTGCTTTCTGTCAAGCGAATAACCTTTAATTATTCCATCAATGGAAATACGATGCTTCCAAATCTTTTGACAACACCAACTTACTTAGGACTAGACCAAAACTTTGCAGCCCCTGGATTGCCGTTTGTTTTGGGAAGTCAGAGTAGAGATAACATTTTGGATATGGCAAATAATGGCTATTTATCAAGGTCGGCAGCACAGACAAATCCGATTGTTCAAGACCAATCCAAAACGCTAAGTTTGCGAATAGATATAGAGCCATTAAAGGACTTTCAGTTACAGGTAGAAGGACAACGAACGCAAGGCGCAAATTATTCAGAAGTGCTGCGTTACGACCCTTTTACAGATGATTATATTTCAGAAACTGCTGTAAGAACAGGTAATTATAATATTTCGTATTTTAGTTTATCAACTGCTTTTACAAGTGATGATGAGTTTGGAAATTCTCCTTTGTTTGATGATTTTATTGCAAATAGAGCAACCGTAAAAAGTGCTTTAGATGCCGAAAATGCAGCAGGAGATTATGATATTGGTTCGCAAGATGTTTTGATTCCTTCGTTCTTGTCTGCTTATTCAGGTAGAAGTACGACCTCCGAATTTCCACGTATTCCGTTACCAAATTGGCGTTTGACTTATAATGGTCTTACCAATTTAGCGATATTCAAAGACCGTTTCCGTTCTATTAGCATTACACATGGCTATCAATCTACGTATGCTGTGGGTAGTTATACGTCTTCACTTTTATATGATTTCTCTTATCTGAATTTGGGAATAACAGAATATAATGTTCCTTTAGCAGACCTCATTGACCCAGAAACTGGAAACTTACAGCCTGTTTTTGTCGTCAATCAAGTGAGTATTACGGAGCGTTTTAGTCCACTTATCGGAATTAATATTCGTACAAATAATGATATTACCTTCCGTTTCAATTTCAATAAAGACCGTACACTTTTACTGAATCTTTCCAACTCACAACTTGCCGAGCAGAAAAATAATGATTTTGTTTTTGATGTTGGCTTTGTTAGAAAAGGCGTAAAAATTCCATTTACCGATGTAGTTTTGAAAAATGATTTGACGTTCCGTTGTGCCGTAACACTTAGAGATACAAAAGTGATTCAGCGTAAAATAGATACTGACGGAACACAAGACAGCGATTTTACAGGTGGTAATTTCAATTTACAGTTCAAACCAACACTTGCCTACATGGTCAATCAGCGTGTGAATTTGACTGCTTATTTTGATAGAGCTATCAACCGTCCACGACTGAGTAATTCATTTCCAAGATATAATACTGCTTTTGGTGTGCAGGTAAGGTTTAATTTGGCGCAGTAGGTTTTTGTTTGTTTTCGTGTTCTGTGGTACACAGAACACGAAAAATAAAACTTTACAATATAAATGAACTATTTTTAAGTAAGAAAATGAATGATTCAGATAAAGATAGAATTCTAAACTTTTTATTAGGCAATGAAAGTATTTCAGAATTCGAACATTGGCTTTATAACACATCTGATTTAGAATCAAGAATTGGAAATGAGTTATACTTCGATTTAATAGACTTTAATTATCAAAGTAATGACATAATTCATAGGCTAAAGAAAACTATCATAGACAAGTATATAACAGACGAAGAGTTCAAAACTTTTAAATACTATTCTATACTGAAAAAGGCTGGATGGCTTGAAGGAAGAAAAATTGAAGTGAAAAAGACAGGTTTTCCTGAAACTATTAATGTGAAACACGCTATCAAAATAATTGAAGAATTTGGAGGTTTGAGTTTCCCTTCAATAAATGAAGTTGATTATTGGATTCCTAGTTCAGTAGACTTTTCGGAGTCACTTAGTATAGAAGATATGAGTGAGTATGGAGTAAATAAGAATCTAATCTGTTTTGCCTCAGCTGATGATCTGAATGTAAACCTGTATGTTGATGAAAGTAATAAATTCTACCAATTAGATAATATTGCAAGTGTAAATTTATATGAATATAAAGGATATAATTTTGAGGAAATGATGAGGTCTCTTTTAGGAATTGAAGATAATATAGATAATTTTCGAATAATTGGAAGAAAATATCAAGAACCTTAATTTGAAGGGACTTAATCAATTCCTTTCTGTATTTTGTGGCACACAGAACACTCATACCAAAATATCAACACCATAAATAAACAGAAATGAATATGTTTCATCGTCCTAGAAAATCAAAAATGGTTTTGGATGAAGTTTATTTTTGGACACATATGATAAAGTAATTTTTTCTTTCCCTAAACGACGGCTTCACGCCTCGTTTACGGTTCGTATTTCTTATCTTCAACCGTCGTTTAGGCTTATAGCCGTAAACGAGGATTTATCTTCTTAAACTACGGTTTCACGTCTGTTTTATGGTTAATCAAACCAAATTATGAAAATACTAAGTTTTTGTGCGATGATAGTTTTCCTGTTGTCTTCATTAAATTTCTGCCTAAATAAGCAGCCTTTATCTTATCAAAAACTCTCAAAAAAAATCACTCAAACAGATAAAGTCTTAGATTCCTTAACTTTATGGGCTACCTATTATTACATTCCAACTATTGAGTACAAAGAAAACGGCATTGATTTTTTAGATAAAAATAAGAAACCTTTAGGTATAAAAGTAGATTCTTGTGATTGGTGCAAGGCGTGTATAGAAGGCACAGTAAAAGTCCGAAAAGATGGAAAAATCATTACACTAAATTATGAAACTCGTTCGGATTCCTTACAATATGATTGTAGAAAGTGTGAAAAATATAAAGATTATACAGGCTATGAAAAAACTGGACAAGTATTGTGGAGCAAAACAGACAGAGGTGCAAAAGGAGTGCAAGAATATAGGTTAGTTCCCTTCAAGTCAATTGCTGTCGATAGTGCAGTTATTCCTTATGGCAGTACATTATTTATTCCACAAGCAAAAGGTATAGAATATACAGGTACAGATAAATCTAAAAAAATACACGATGGATATTTTTTTGCAGCCGATGCTGGTAGCAAAATCAAAGGAAATCATATAGATATTTTTATCGGAACAGCTACTGAAAGTCCTTTCTCTTTTATAAAGTCAGATAGTTTGGGTACGTTTAAAGCTTATTTTATTAGTGACTCAGTAGCTCAAGAAAAATTATTGCAAATTCATAAATAACTTATGAATCAATTTTAATTAGTAAAATCTAAAAAAGATGTTGAAAACAAAAAAGTCATTTCCAAAAATAGAAAATGACTTTTATATAACGTAAACTACAAATCAATTAATTACAGTCATATTCATAAGTAGTTTCGTTATTAATTTGGTTGCCTGTTGAATCAAAACTCTGAGTAGATGCTATCAAACCACCTTCTATTGTATTTACAGAGCGACTAGTAAATATTCCATCTGTTTCTATAAGGGTACTTTTTAAGGTACAATTCTCAAAAGTTTTTGTCGTTTTTTCTACTCCAAGTCCTTGTCCTCTAAGGTTTTCGTATGTTTTGATTTTCCACTCTCCTTCTGCTGTGTAATCAGAAAATGTAGTAAGGGAAGTTAGGATATTTCGTTGATAGTCTGATTCTTTTATTAAGTTTCCATTTAAATCATACTCCAGTTCTTTATGAGCAACTATTTCATCTTGTAAATTATAAAAATCTTGTCGTATAGGCTTATCTAATGTTTCATAAGAGTATAAACTGTATGCAACTATGTCATTATTATTACCATAACTGGTGCTTTTTATTACTCGTTCTGGAATGGAAGTATCGTACTCGTATGTAATTTTTGAGTTGTTCGAACCTCCATTGAATGTATTGGTAGTAAAAGTTTCAATCAGACGAGCTTGATTATCATATCGATTCGTTACTCTTATAGAAGTATTACTGACAAGAATATCCCAATAAGTTTCGGAAAGCAATTTTTTACCTCCTTCTATAACATAGCTTTGACTGATAATTTGCTGTTCTATTCCGTTTTCAGCGTAGGTTGTTTTGGTTAGAGAACAATCTGTTCTTCCACAGGGAGAGTGATCTTCTTCATTTTTACAAGATGAAACGAACAATAATAAAAATAAACCTAAAACAAAAAAAATATATTTTTTCTTTGAATAATTCATAGAAATAAAGTTGAGTTAATTAATAATTAAAAAATATAAAACTATGTAAATTTATTTCATTGAATTTTTTATACTCTCACTTATTTTAAAGTGTAATAACGTATTTTCTGATAGTTATTGTATCTGAAAGTAAAATAATTATATATTCTATTTACTCTTTATTCAACTTCTGAATAACTTTTATATTCGGATTAATAGCAGTAATAGAAACTTCTTTTTCTCCTTCCAAAATATAAAATAAATAAGAACTATTCTGACCTACTACATAAACATCTTTTTTAAAGTCATTTATAAAAGTAACACGATGATTGATTTTGAGGTCTTGATTTTTTATTCTCTTTCGTACACTTGTTCCTCTACCAATTCCTAGTCCTACAAACATACAAAATATGAAAAACAGCATAAACGGTAGTCCTTTATTTTTCTTTATTGATTCTATGGTTTTATCTGACTTTTCTACACTTTTTGAAATACTATACCATTTCTTGTTTCTGTATTTCTTATGAAACTTTGGCATAAATACATTGATATAAAAATGAGAAAATATAATTACGCCGACAAAGAAAATAAATAATAACCAACTTTGAGTGAGAATATTTACAGGACTCAAAAGAATATCTGAAATAGCTGAATAGTTTAGAATATCGACATCTAAAAACCTAAAGTAAATCACATCACTAATTATTCCTAACACAATCAAATAGATATAGCCAAGTGATAAATATTCTTGTAAAGTGAGTTTTTCTTTGAACATAGTTTTTAAAGTAAAGGTAAGTTTTATTAATCAAAAGTAAATATAAAAACCCTAATCTTCTGCTTTTTGGCAAGAATACTAGGGTTTTTTGTAAATGTTATGAAGTAGTATTTTTTAGAGTTTATTTATCCAAATATTTTGCATAGGTACTCAAATCTTTATCTCCTCTTCCTGAGAGATTAATAATAACTACTTTTTTATCAAAATCTTTATCATCTTCTTTCAAGTTATTCAAAACAGCTAATGCATGAGCTGATTCTATGGCTGGAATAATTCCTTCCAAAAGAGCTAATTCTTTACCTGCACTCATCGCTTCATCATCTGTAACTGAATAAAATATTGCTCTTTTGCTATCTGCCAAATAGGCATGTAAAGCTCCAATACCGGGGTAATCCAAACCTGCCGAAATAGAATAAGGCTCTACTACTTGTCCGTCATTAGTTTGCATCAAAAGCGTTTTACTTCCGTGCAATACTCCTAATGTTCCACAAGCGATTGTTGCAGCTGTTTCGCCACTAGAAATACCCATTCCTGCTGCTTCTGCACCAATCAGTTGAACATCTTTTTCATCAATATAATGATAAAATGCACCTGCTGCGTTGCTTCCACCACCCACACAAGCAATTACATAATCTGGGTTTGGTGTACCCTCTTTTTCTGTAAGCTGGTTTCTCATCTCTTCACTAATCACAGATTGAAACCAAGCCACCATTTCTGGATAAGGATGAGGACCAACTACAGAACCAATAATATAATGCGTATCAACAGGATTATTTATCCAATAGCGCATCGCTTCGTTGGTTGCATCTTTTAATGTTTTACTTCCTGATGTAGCTGGACGAACTTCTGCACCGAGCATTTTCATTCGCTGTACGTTTGGCTGTTGTCTTTCAATATCTATTTCACCCATAAAAACAATACATTCCATTCCCATCAGAGCGCAAACGGTTGCTGTTGCTACTCCGTGCTGTCCTGCACCTGTTTCGGCTACAATTTTATTTTTGCTTAACTTTTTTGCTAAAAGAACTTGTCCGACAGTATTATTTACCTTGTGTGCGCCTGTGTGATTGAGATCTTCACGTTTTAAATAAATTTTTGCGCCATATTTTTGAGATAAACGATTGGCAAGGTAAAGAGGTGTAGGTCTGCCTACATAATCCCTTAATAAATGTTGAAATTCCTTTTTAAATTCTTCATCGTTTTGTAAAGCATAATAGGCTTTTTCGATTTCTTCAATATTTGGATACAACATTTCTGGAATATATGCACCTCCAAATTGCCCATAATATCCCTTTTCGTCAGCAATTTTAGAGCGTAAAACTGTTTTTTGTATGCCTTGAGGTTCTGACTTCTTTATGAGTGCTTCTGTTTGATTTATCATTATATGAGTATATTCTTAGGTAGAAAGTAGTTTTGATTAAAGTATATTGTCTTCCTAATTTTATATTGAATAGTATTTGATGTTAAATAGAATATCTATTCAGACCTAAATTTACAAACTATTCTTTAGATTGTCTTCTTTTATAATCTATCTGTACTCAAATTATGTTTTGTAAGAATAGAATAAAAGCTAACAAGTACGTGGTTCTAGTTTGGCGTTAGCTTTAATTTTTTTAATTGCTAGTAAACTTATTATCTATTCCTCTTCTGTAATTTCCTTTGTCTGTTTTTCCTTTTGACGAATTTCTTCAACTAATTCTTCTATAATTAGGGGATAATAAAGATGCTCTAGAGCGTGGATTTTGTGGGCTAGTATTTCGGCTGTATCTTTTGGTTCTATATTTACTTTTTCTTGAAAAATAATCTGTCCTTCATCATATTTTTCATTTACCATATGAATTGTAATACCTGATTGTGTTTCCTTATTTTCTATGACAGCTTTATGTACGTTATCTCCATACATTCCTTTTCCTCCATATTTGGGAAGAAGAGCAGGGTGAATATTGACTATCTTATTAGGAAAAGTAGTTACAAAGTTGGAAGGAATTAGCCACATAAAACCAGCTAAAATAATCAAATCAATTTCTTTACACTTCAAAAAATTGAGTACACTTTCCGTTTTATAGAGTTCATTCTTTTCAAAAACAGCTACCTCTACGCCTAACCTTTTGGCTCTTTCAATAACAAAAGCATTTGCATTATTAGACAATACTACAAAAGAAACATCTTTTTGTAATTTGAAATGTTCGATAATTTTTGCAGCATTTGAGCCATTACCTGAAGCAAAAATAGCAATTTGAATCATAAAAAATATAAGTGCAAACGAATGTAAAGTTACTCAATAAATCGTTTTATGTTTAGAAATTGAAATCAATTAATTTAAGGTATAAGTTGTAGGTATTTTATGTAATCTGAATAAGAATAATTTTTTGTCAAAATATTTTATCATTTGAATAGCTTGGCTTACTTTATTGGTTACGAATAGAAAGTATTTTTTGTTTGATTATTAAATCACAAAACTATAAAAATATACTCAAGGGATATTATTTTAATAGACTAGACTGCTTCATAAAAAACAGCAAAAAAAAAGCCTTGTAGAAAACTCCACAAGACTTTTTTGATAAATGGCGGTCTGGACGGGACTCGAACCCGCGACCCCATGCGTGACAGGCATGTATTCTAACCAACTGAACTACCAAACCATTTTTTGACTTTACTTTCTGAGTATTGAAAAATATTCAAGATAAAATAAGATTTTTAAAAAAACATTCTAAATTAGCGGTCTGGACGGGACTCGAACCCGCGACCCCATGCGTGACAGGCATGTATTCTAACCAACTGAACTACCAAACCGTTTTTTTCTACTTATCAGAATATTTTTTCTTAATTAAGATTCAAATATACGAACTTGGTTTTGAAAAAAAAAGTTCATTCGAAATTAAAATTAAAAATATTTTTCTTGTTTTATTTTTTGTTATTCTTTCAAGAATTGTCAAAAACACCTCGTTCTTTTTCGTAAGTGCGATGCAAAGGTAAGATAGTATTTTTGATTTTACAAGCTATTGATACAAAAAAAAACGTTTTTTTGATAAATTTAAAGCCATTTTGATAGAAGGTGTTGATAATCAATAAATTATAATTTGTTTTTTTCTGAAAAAAATAATACTTGTTTTAAATTGCTTTCAAGCTCATGTCTAAACTTTGATATGAATGCGTAAGCGCACCGACAGAAATTGAATCTACACCTGTTTTTGAAATATCACTTACAGTTTCTAGAGTAATTCCACCAGAAGCTTCACTCATTATTTTTTTATTTGAAGTAGCATTAAAATTAGTAATTAATGAAACAGCTTCTTTCATCATTTCATTTGTCATATTATCTAACATCAAGAAATCTATTGGCTCTCCTTTTTTACTTACTTCCAAAACTTGTTTTACCTCCTCTAAGTTTCTAGTCTCTACTTCTATTTTTAAATTTTTGTTATTTGTTTTACAGTATTTTTGAGCTGATTGTATTGCTTTTTCTATTCCTCCAGCGTAATCTACATGATTATCTTTGAGCATTATCATATCAAAAAGACCATAGCGATGGTTTGTTCCTCCTCCAATTTTGACAGCCCATTTTTCAGTAATTCTAGAGTTAGGAGTAGTTTTGCGAGTATCTAAAATCTTAGTGTTTGTTCCTTCTATGGCTTCTACAAATTGATTTGTAAGTGTAGCAATTCCACTCATTCTTTGCATACAATTCAAAACTAATCGCTCTGCTGTTAGGATAGATTGAGCATTACCTTCTACAATAAAAGCAATATCACCATGTTTTATTTTATCTCCATCGTTTAAAAAAATATTTAACTTGAGATTTTTATCTACTTTTGCAAAAATAAGTTTTGCAAGTTCTACTCCTGCCAAAACTCCATCTCCCTTTATAAGTAAGTGTGCCTTTTTTTGTGCATCAGAAGGAACAGAAGAGAGAGTAGAATGGTCGCCGTCTGCTATATCTTCTTTAAGAGCGAGGGTTATAAATTGGTCTAGAGAATCTGGGGTAAGGTAATTGTACACTTTTAAAGA harbors:
- the sprA gene encoding cell surface protein SprA, which produces MQRTHFAQPVYNLLSANSTYFRFLIRITTLVVFCGTSTFVNSVFAQDTTVVNNIDSLLFYDQQLKSNANEGETQNPILEPDLSSPLLQLPDPRSLDAVYRLDETGEFYDVLRRDGPNSYTPLGRISVEDYTKLKTYYDDVAYYKEKIQEESEEQAATTSSVPKIEVALPSGLGRVLGGDKIEIQPTGSVLLDFGGKWQRIDNPQIPIRQQRNGGINFDQRIQFSILGKLGEKMQLNANFDTKAAFQFENRFNQGYTGYEEDIVQQVQFGNVSLATSNTLITGSQNLMGVTTRLRFGKLWLNTLIANQRGVSESITIRNGAQGQEFEIRADQYEANQHFFLAQFFRDNYEEALRAVPSIVSGVNITRVEVYVTNRNNDTQTLRNIVGFQDLGEGAPYRERFNGTGGAARNGANNLFEQVKDLTRTPDQLTQVLESGAFNLENGTDYSFLRSARKLSNNEFTFHPQLGYISLQQPLRNDEILAVAYEYTFNGQVFKVGELTEDYQNRDANAVIFMKLLSPPTIRTDLPLWDLMMKNIYSLQATQLRPENFQLQVIYRDDITGIDNPSLHEGRRTEDVPLVQITNLDRLNPNLDPQVDGNFDFLENITVQSDQARIIFPVVEPFGDKLLEFFDPVDEVQFIDKYVFNELYDGTQADAEFLVSKSKYFLKGSYQSAGGNEVVLPGINISEGSVMVRAGSVMLSEGADYTVDYQFGRVRILNEGVLASGKDITIQYERADLFSVQQRNIMGLDAEYILNKDVKFSATLLHLNERPIITRVTTGLEPVRNTMIGTTASIQKESGFLTRMVDAIPGLDTKEKSTFTFRGEYAQLIPGENNVIKRNGGEAASYVDDFESSEIPYDLTRQPLTWKLGSTPQLFRPETGFDGLNYSYKRAKLSWHTVDVTAFFVSGITNQVPDNITDEDKQNHYVRQVEFNEIFQQRDNQQINPPETTFDLAYYPSYPGQYNYNPELNVDGTLRNPRENFASITKGITYNVDFDNINIQYIEFWLMDPFIQGQNGRVETPDGAGVSNTTGGKFYINLGNISEDVIPDRRHGFENGLPVTDADLNDVEETEWGRVTTQQFLTDAFSAEDGARERQDVGLDGLDDEAERFQFRDYLAAVQPRLSATAFQRLQADPSKDNFRYYLGGDQDDANRKILGRYFDFNGMEGNSPENAGTASATTLPDNEDLNRDNTLSDLDGYYQYELDLRPNQLENNRYVVDKVTVDRNGDQVNWYQFRIPIREFDDKIGSIDGFKSIRFIRLFMTDWEQPVVMRMAHFQFVGAQWRPYFASLQDEGLSRPVEPYDPNFVISTVNIEENGSDAGASSNGISYSVPPNFQRDTDPTSITQARLNEQSLQLCVEDLQDGDSRAAFKNIIYDFVFYKRIKMFLHANSATAQNGEVTAFLRLGTDFKENYYEIEVPLTMSAAGSSLPNQIWLQENEIDLPFDALYDTKTERNASGLSVRVPYERIFEKYKLRVVGNPDLSSVQLIMIGVRNPKTTDEQPKSVCVWANELRVTDFNLEGGWATNLQLQTQLADFATVNAALRYSTPFFGGIQDRISDRTRETSLFYDVSAATQLDKIFLNRLGISLPLFVGYEQTRITPLFNPLDPDIRLERSLETSFDNEDARQDYRNLVQDRLTRRSINLTNIRKQRVNPDAKEDFWDIENFAASVSYTDSKRTNIRLATDELRETKVGLVYNYGFDVKPFEPFKKNELLNAPYLKFIRDFNFNYLPNNITVAGQVNRRFLKTQYRNAQLTTDGVLPFFQKSFFFDRNYTVQWNFTKSLLADYNATASAIIDEPAGELNTQEKRDSVWSNVQDLGRMKFFSQATTLNYRVPLDKFPAIDFLNADIRRSSNYTWTANAVGVADTLGNMARSSSQFLVNGQIDMQKLYNKSPYLREVTAPKRKGRNNQNNATSRPTASPKQKRLEYRIKKSRDKKARKNKVRNIKLDRLVDSVLVDSVMIAQIDSTKEEKINEKYDKKVAKLDKRQQRIEEKLKAEKEKQKGKKGGSSGGGAAEGAVKALLSVKRITFNYSINGNTMLPNLLTTPTYLGLDQNFAAPGLPFVLGSQSRDNILDMANNGYLSRSAAQTNPIVQDQSKTLSLRIDIEPLKDFQLQVEGQRTQGANYSEVLRYDPFTDDYISETAVRTGNYNISYFSLSTAFTSDDEFGNSPLFDDFIANRATVKSALDAENAAGDYDIGSQDVLIPSFLSAYSGRSTTSEFPRIPLPNWRLTYNGLTNLAIFKDRFRSISITHGYQSTYAVGSYTSSLLYDFSYLNLGITEYNVPLADLIDPETGNLQPVFVVNQVSITERFSPLIGINIRTNNDITFRFNFNKDRTLLLNLSNSQLAEQKNNDFVFDVGFVRKGVKIPFTDVVLKNDLTFRCAVTLRDTKVIQRKIDTDGTQDSDFTGGNFNLQFKPTLAYMVNQRVNLTAYFDRAINRPRLSNSFPRYNTAFGVQVRFNLAQ
- a CDS encoding SUKH-3 domain-containing protein; translation: MNDSDKDRILNFLLGNESISEFEHWLYNTSDLESRIGNELYFDLIDFNYQSNDIIHRLKKTIIDKYITDEEFKTFKYYSILKKAGWLEGRKIEVKKTGFPETINVKHAIKIIEEFGGLSFPSINEVDYWIPSSVDFSESLSIEDMSEYGVNKNLICFASADDLNVNLYVDESNKFYQLDNIASVNLYEYKGYNFEEMMRSLLGIEDNIDNFRIIGRKYQEP